The following proteins come from a genomic window of Methanothermobacter thermautotrophicus:
- a CDS encoding heavy metal-binding domain-containing protein: MVEEHGDIIYVTSNYVPGYRAVKVLGFVYGLTVRSRGLGGQIGAGLRSIVGGEIKEYVTMMEHSRQEALERMLDHAREMGANAVISVRFDSDSISDIMQEILAYGTAVIVEPEE; encoded by the coding sequence GTGGTTGAGGAGCACGGGGATATTATATACGTTACAAGCAACTATGTCCCTGGTTACAGGGCCGTCAAGGTACTTGGATTTGTATACGGCCTTACAGTGAGGAGCAGGGGCCTGGGGGGCCAGATAGGTGCCGGTTTAAGGTCCATTGTGGGCGGTGAGATCAAGGAGTACGTCACCATGATGGAGCACTCAAGGCAGGAGGCCCTTGAAAGGATGCTGGATCATGCCCGTGAAATGGGCGCCAATGCGGTTATCAGTGTGAGATTTGATTCAGACTCAATCTCAGATATTATGCAGGAGATCCTGGCCTACGGTACAGCTGTTATAGTTGAACCAGAGGAGTGA
- a CDS encoding AAA family ATPase: MIINSLEIRNIRSYESGRVEFDEGVTLFEGDIGSGKTTLLLAIEFALFGLGDQRGDSLLRATSNSGSVKLTFTVEGEEYTVYRELRRGSSGVQQGELHIRTPRGVRKLSAKELKAEVLEILGYREPLNPRAKSRIYRYAVFTPQEQMKSIIEAPRNDRLERLRKAFDIEKYSRAADNARLVSRRIRRESESLEDRSYDLEDKEGELENLLSEKKEIEAEKKLLDGDIEKIEEEIRKLESEMEGLQVEKNRIDSAEKEIESLKNEMEILMSSSERLMERNRDIEEEYQRSVDELQRCKDRREKVQEELGSLRERIQGIEMKRESLMEDSRRFREASIQFRNLTSELKNLLKTGKELEDEISWIEEYTGRIKSKIEVMESIEDPGYREDEVEAGIRRLEVEVSALQQELGGIKGKIEDYKSIGTRGICPTCDQEVDPDYIDDRLSEARERRKSVESRISELRNEILDKNELLKRIGEYKRARDELRLLREDLAKRIDECRRKREGLDKTRERIREIEEEIAGTERIIEELKDAESEFNSVENELKSLRERESECSGRLAATEDRMDHLRTRISELNPETSREYRDNLKKIDENKNKIAEKKAKIKENEEALKNRDEVESSIHELTQSIGEMENLRDEKRDRRGAVEGKIEEKQRQIGNLESEIAKKRELRKRARELGNYVTWLEEYFIPALADIETHVMAQINHEFNERFQKWFRVLVDDPSKSVRVDEDFTPIIEQDGYEQNLEYLSGGERTSIALAYRLALNMVVQRLTDVRSDILILDEPTDGFSKEQLYKLRDIFDELESRQIILVSHEEELENLADHIYRVEKSDGTSIIEKAG; encoded by the coding sequence TTGATCATCAATTCACTTGAAATCAGGAACATAAGGAGCTATGAGTCGGGAAGGGTTGAGTTTGATGAGGGGGTGACCCTATTTGAGGGTGATATTGGTTCAGGTAAGACCACTCTGCTCCTTGCAATAGAATTCGCCCTCTTCGGCCTGGGTGATCAGAGGGGTGACAGCCTCCTGAGGGCCACATCAAATTCAGGTTCGGTTAAGCTCACCTTCACCGTTGAGGGAGAGGAGTACACGGTTTACAGGGAACTCAGGAGGGGGTCCAGCGGGGTTCAGCAGGGCGAACTCCACATCAGAACACCCCGTGGGGTCAGGAAACTCTCTGCAAAGGAATTGAAGGCCGAGGTACTTGAGATACTCGGTTACAGGGAACCCCTGAACCCCAGGGCCAAGAGCAGGATATACCGTTACGCTGTCTTCACCCCACAGGAGCAGATGAAGAGCATAATTGAGGCCCCCAGGAATGACCGTCTTGAAAGGCTCAGGAAGGCCTTTGACATTGAGAAGTACAGCAGGGCGGCTGATAATGCAAGGCTTGTTTCCAGGAGAATAAGAAGGGAATCAGAGAGCCTTGAAGATAGGTCCTATGACCTTGAGGATAAGGAGGGAGAACTTGAGAACCTTCTGAGCGAGAAGAAGGAGATTGAAGCAGAGAAGAAACTCCTTGACGGGGATATAGAAAAAATTGAGGAAGAGATACGTAAACTTGAATCAGAGATGGAGGGTCTTCAGGTAGAGAAGAACAGGATTGATAGTGCCGAGAAGGAGATAGAATCCCTTAAAAATGAGATGGAAATCCTGATGTCATCCTCAGAGAGACTCATGGAAAGGAACAGGGATATAGAGGAGGAGTATCAGAGATCCGTTGATGAACTCCAGAGATGCAAGGATAGAAGGGAGAAGGTCCAGGAGGAACTCGGGTCACTCAGGGAAAGGATACAGGGAATTGAGATGAAAAGGGAATCCCTCATGGAGGACTCCCGGAGGTTCAGGGAAGCCTCAATCCAGTTCAGGAACCTTACCAGTGAACTCAAAAATCTCCTTAAGACAGGGAAGGAACTTGAGGATGAAATATCATGGATTGAAGAGTACACTGGCCGAATAAAATCAAAGATAGAGGTCATGGAGTCCATTGAGGATCCTGGATACAGGGAGGATGAAGTTGAAGCCGGGATCAGGAGGCTTGAGGTTGAGGTGTCGGCTCTCCAGCAGGAACTCGGCGGGATCAAGGGTAAGATAGAGGACTACAAATCCATCGGAACCAGGGGGATATGCCCCACATGTGACCAGGAGGTTGACCCGGACTACATAGATGATAGACTCAGCGAGGCCCGTGAAAGAAGGAAATCAGTTGAATCAAGGATATCAGAGCTCAGAAATGAAATCTTGGATAAAAATGAACTCCTGAAGCGTATAGGGGAATATAAGAGGGCCCGGGATGAACTGAGGCTGCTCAGGGAGGACCTTGCGAAACGGATTGATGAGTGCCGTAGAAAGCGTGAAGGGCTTGATAAAACCAGAGAAAGGATCCGGGAGATTGAGGAAGAGATTGCAGGGACTGAGAGGATAATCGAGGAACTGAAGGACGCAGAATCTGAATTTAACAGTGTGGAGAATGAACTGAAATCCCTGCGTGAGCGTGAGTCAGAATGCTCTGGCAGACTTGCAGCAACAGAGGACAGGATGGATCATCTCAGGACCAGGATCAGTGAACTCAACCCTGAGACCAGCAGGGAATACAGAGATAACCTCAAGAAAATTGATGAAAATAAAAATAAAATCGCTGAAAAGAAAGCTAAAATCAAGGAAAATGAAGAGGCACTCAAAAACAGGGATGAAGTTGAGTCCAGTATACATGAGCTAACCCAGAGTATCGGTGAAATGGAAAATCTTCGAGATGAAAAAAGAGACAGAAGGGGTGCAGTTGAAGGAAAAATCGAGGAGAAGCAGAGACAGATTGGTAACCTTGAGTCTGAAATTGCTAAAAAGAGAGAACTCAGGAAACGTGCACGGGAACTGGGAAACTATGTGACCTGGCTCGAGGAGTACTTCATCCCTGCTCTCGCCGACATTGAGACCCATGTGATGGCACAGATAAACCATGAGTTCAATGAGAGATTCCAGAAATGGTTCAGGGTCCTCGTGGATGACCCCAGCAAATCTGTGAGGGTTGATGAGGACTTCACACCCATCATCGAGCAGGACGGCTATGAGCAGAACCTTGAATACCTCAGTGGTGGTGAGAGGACCAGCATAGCACTTGCATACAGGCTTGCACTGAACATGGTGGTACAGAGGCTCACCGATGTGAGGTCAGACATCCTCATACTTGACGAACCCACCGATGGATTCAGCAAGGAACAGCTCTACAAGCTCAGGGACATCTTTGATGAACTTGAATCCAGACAGATAATCCTTGTATCACATGAGGAGGAACTT
- a CDS encoding ATP-binding protein, producing MEAVGQIIGGETAAVLIRQKSGEPVELGDLLVAEGDGYTILQVKDLRYRSQIPQGMRELASGFNLEGYSGDVEFLEPELRNYIIAEARPILHVREGEPLIPKRLPRFFREVRRIREGDLDFLEKPRNPVFLGHVRSGSKVLDTPVYVDAVDAITHHILIPATTGRGKSNLVKVMLWSLAEMDRVGILVLDPHDEYYGRNEAGLRRHPSNNVVYYSPDAPVGGNTLTINLRSLRPEHFEGIIPFTQAQEQAIARYYNEYGDEWILKIVKGEELPGVQQVTLNVLRRIFDVILGVYLDDGKIKSRGGVFRERGGESTIKDIAASLEDGRIVVVDTSRLMGEAELLVGSVISAEIFRRYQQYKADGKLRRKPVIGIVIEEAPRVLGKEVIERQGNNIYSTIAREGRKFNIGLIAITQLVSLIPRTVLANMNTKIILGNEMAQERAEIIGSASQDLSDDNRTIASLDKGEAIVSSIFTKFAVPVKIPLFEEFIESAGLESEDSEDEEIEFIG from the coding sequence ATGGAAGCTGTAGGCCAGATAATAGGCGGTGAAACAGCCGCGGTACTCATAAGGCAGAAATCAGGTGAACCCGTAGAACTCGGCGACCTGCTGGTTGCAGAGGGCGATGGATACACAATACTCCAGGTCAAGGACCTCAGGTACAGGTCCCAGATACCCCAGGGCATGAGGGAGCTGGCATCGGGGTTCAACCTTGAGGGTTACAGCGGGGACGTGGAGTTCCTCGAACCGGAGCTGAGGAACTACATCATTGCAGAGGCCCGCCCCATACTCCATGTGAGGGAGGGGGAGCCACTGATACCCAAACGCCTCCCCAGATTCTTCAGGGAGGTCCGGAGGATCAGAGAGGGGGACCTGGACTTCCTTGAGAAGCCCAGAAACCCTGTATTCCTTGGACACGTGAGGAGCGGCTCGAAGGTCCTGGATACACCGGTCTACGTCGATGCAGTTGACGCCATAACCCACCACATCCTAATACCTGCAACCACAGGGAGGGGTAAGAGTAACCTTGTGAAGGTGATGCTCTGGAGCCTTGCAGAGATGGACAGGGTGGGCATTCTCGTCCTGGACCCACACGATGAGTACTACGGGAGGAACGAGGCCGGCCTCCGGAGGCACCCCTCAAATAATGTGGTCTACTACTCCCCTGATGCCCCTGTGGGCGGGAACACCCTCACCATAAACCTAAGGTCACTCCGCCCCGAGCACTTTGAGGGCATAATTCCCTTCACACAGGCACAGGAGCAGGCAATTGCAAGGTACTACAACGAATACGGGGATGAATGGATCCTGAAGATCGTGAAGGGAGAGGAACTACCCGGCGTACAGCAGGTGACACTCAACGTGCTGAGGAGGATCTTCGACGTCATCCTCGGAGTGTACCTTGATGACGGCAAAATAAAGTCAAGGGGAGGAGTCTTCAGGGAGCGTGGAGGCGAGTCAACAATAAAGGACATCGCGGCCAGCCTTGAGGATGGAAGGATCGTCGTGGTGGACACCTCAAGACTCATGGGTGAGGCCGAACTCCTGGTTGGAAGTGTCATCTCAGCCGAGATCTTCAGGAGGTACCAGCAGTACAAGGCCGATGGGAAGCTCCGGCGAAAACCGGTCATAGGGATAGTGATAGAGGAGGCCCCCCGCGTCCTCGGAAAGGAGGTCATTGAGAGGCAGGGAAACAACATCTACAGCACCATAGCAAGGGAGGGGCGTAAATTCAACATAGGACTAATTGCAATAACCCAGCTCGTGAGTTTGATACCCAGGACTGTCCTTGCCAACATGAACACCAAGATAATCCTGGGAAATGAGATGGCCCAGGAGAGGGCTGAGATAATAGGGAGTGCCTCACAGGATCTATCAGATGATAACAGGACCATAGCAAGCCTTGATAAGGGTGAAGCCATAGTGAGCAGCATATTCACAAAGTTCGCAGTCCCTGTGAAGATACCCCTCTTTGAGGAGTTCATTGAATCAGCGGGACTGGAATCAGAGGATAGTGAAGATGAGGAGATTGAGTTTATAGGGTAG
- a CDS encoding DNA repair exonuclease translates to MYRFAHLSDCHLGAQKQPDLRELEFEAFRMALDDALQNDVDFIIIAGDLFHSNIPNMETVKRATLELRRVREAGVPIYVNYGSHDYSPSNTSMIDILESAGVIEKVVRPIPGKRLGLEFTVDEKTGAKITGLSGRSRTLEVDYFMKLDRDALEAEEGFRIFLFHSAITQFKPADLADMESVDLNLFPRGFEYYAGGHVHRSGCYHEEGYGPIVYPGTLFGSYAGDLEENARGEVRGYYLVEFTDKVREPEFREIRPAEFEYIECDVTGRNSQDAFSLIGREIADHDVTGKVVMLKIRGELSSGRTSDINSASIRERLESMGARVVQINRYGLSTREIQKVRVVESDVPRMERRIFREKLAGLDIKNRRLMDEGDSIAVELLRRLENEKAPGENRSEYEKRITEDAEDVLDLDLGGDGT, encoded by the coding sequence ATGTACAGATTCGCACACCTCTCAGACTGCCACCTGGGGGCTCAGAAACAGCCTGACCTCAGGGAACTTGAATTTGAGGCCTTCAGGATGGCCCTGGATGATGCACTCCAGAATGACGTTGACTTCATAATAATAGCAGGGGACCTCTTCCACTCCAACATACCCAACATGGAGACCGTCAAGAGGGCCACCCTTGAACTCAGGAGGGTCAGGGAGGCGGGGGTCCCCATATACGTCAACTACGGGAGTCACGACTACAGCCCATCCAACACATCCATGATAGACATCCTTGAAAGTGCAGGGGTGATAGAGAAGGTCGTTCGCCCCATCCCAGGTAAGAGGCTTGGACTTGAGTTCACGGTGGACGAGAAGACAGGCGCAAAGATCACAGGACTTTCAGGCAGATCAAGGACCCTTGAGGTCGACTACTTCATGAAACTCGACAGGGATGCCCTGGAGGCCGAGGAGGGGTTCAGGATATTCCTTTTCCACAGCGCCATAACCCAGTTCAAACCGGCTGACCTTGCAGACATGGAATCGGTGGACCTGAACCTCTTCCCCAGGGGATTCGAGTACTATGCCGGTGGACACGTCCACAGGAGTGGATGCTACCATGAGGAGGGCTACGGTCCCATCGTGTACCCGGGCACACTCTTTGGTTCATACGCCGGTGACCTCGAGGAAAACGCCAGGGGAGAGGTCAGGGGTTACTATCTGGTGGAATTCACTGATAAGGTCAGGGAACCTGAGTTCAGGGAGATAAGGCCGGCCGAGTTCGAGTACATTGAATGTGATGTTACAGGGAGGAACTCCCAGGACGCATTCTCCCTGATAGGGCGGGAGATAGCGGACCATGATGTTACAGGGAAGGTTGTGATGCTCAAGATAAGGGGTGAGCTCAGCTCAGGAAGGACATCGGACATAAACTCGGCGAGTATAAGGGAAAGACTTGAATCCATGGGGGCCCGTGTCGTCCAGATAAACAGGTACGGCCTCAGCACCCGCGAGATCCAGAAGGTCAGGGTGGTGGAGAGTGATGTGCCCAGAATGGAGAGGAGGATCTTCAGGGAGAAACTTGCAGGGCTTGACATCAAAAACAGGAGACTCATGGATGAGGGTGATTCCATTGCGGTTGAGCTCCTGAGGAGACTTGAGAATGAGAAGGCCCCGGGTGAGAACAGGAGCGAATATGAGAAGAGGATCACCGAGGATGCCGAGGATGTCCTGGACCTGGATCTGGGTGGTGATGGTACTTGA
- a CDS encoding DNA double-strand break repair nuclease NurA, giving the protein MDVLDRIAQTLEGSVRADLGRPYFRSSRYRVHEFTADGFIPIQGRDKRLLAFIDGGNSPILEGPAISVQINRVALSLFRGDARIQPEMPSRIEFFSVMKIHPEDGTCRFQLHPIREEYREFLPDEDDLQLGLADAELVDESTLRGLPRRFAEWTMATGALNELDDGDILVRDGSLQASFERENRYIMKLMDEARDIHVAGLSKTCTLYTTTSISLLAAVGRLAAESYMEGGWCYHPVAIRTDRPTTITAVKLNPAGRIFRMDILGECGRDDAMEVASALSLNARDACFPGYPYGLVDVDMRARVSGDEVEIYRRRLLSQVRDREVLEGIREEIDTMNYHDELNRYAGEDQWKL; this is encoded by the coding sequence TTGGACGTTCTTGATAGGATTGCACAGACCCTGGAGGGGAGTGTCAGAGCCGATCTTGGGAGGCCCTACTTCAGATCATCACGATACAGGGTCCATGAATTCACCGCGGATGGCTTCATACCCATTCAGGGGCGAGATAAGAGGCTCCTGGCCTTCATAGATGGGGGTAACAGCCCCATACTGGAGGGACCGGCAATATCAGTCCAGATCAACAGGGTCGCCCTGAGCCTCTTCAGGGGAGATGCGAGGATCCAGCCAGAGATGCCATCAAGGATCGAGTTCTTCTCGGTCATGAAGATCCATCCAGAGGATGGGACATGCAGGTTCCAGCTACACCCAATCAGGGAGGAGTACCGGGAGTTCCTTCCAGATGAGGATGACCTCCAGCTTGGGCTTGCAGATGCAGAGCTGGTTGATGAGTCAACCCTCAGGGGCCTCCCGAGGAGGTTCGCAGAGTGGACCATGGCCACAGGGGCCCTCAATGAACTCGATGATGGGGACATCCTGGTGAGGGACGGGTCACTCCAGGCATCATTCGAGAGGGAGAACCGCTACATCATGAAACTCATGGATGAGGCCAGGGACATCCATGTGGCTGGACTCTCAAAGACATGCACCCTCTACACCACCACATCCATCTCACTCCTAGCTGCGGTGGGGAGACTCGCCGCAGAATCTTACATGGAGGGGGGCTGGTGCTACCACCCAGTCGCCATCAGGACGGACAGGCCGACCACCATCACTGCAGTTAAACTGAACCCGGCAGGGAGGATATTCAGGATGGACATCCTCGGCGAGTGCGGAAGGGATGATGCCATGGAGGTCGCATCAGCCCTATCCCTCAATGCGAGGGATGCATGCTTCCCTGGATACCCCTACGGCCTGGTTGATGTGGATATGAGGGCCAGGGTCTCAGGTGATGAGGTGGAGATATACAGGAGGAGGCTCCTCTCACAGGTCAGGGACCGGGAGGTCCTTGAGGGCATAAGGGAGGAGATCGATACCATGAACTACCATGATGAACTTAACAGGTATGCAGGTGAGGATCAATGGAAGCTGTAG